Sequence from the Rutidosis leptorrhynchoides isolate AG116_Rl617_1_P2 chromosome 3, CSIRO_AGI_Rlap_v1, whole genome shotgun sequence genome:
tttaccgcatacatgctagcaatataattaacaTACCATCACAAATATAACGCTAAAACTCCGGTaacacaagctagcatagcaataGCATGTAACactaacaatacaatatgctatcctacaacacacaaccatggttaaccaaaatccaaagggaacgattctcgcgaatgaaccgttagccacacagacgccactagtatgcatcactagtcccttgagtggtatcgacgctcgaactttaaacccacccgtcacgtgaaatgtggtatcgcatacccgaacttaaaacccacacttcacgcccacacacacacagtgatatggtatcgaacgcccgaactttaaacccatatcacatgtcaacacgatgtggtatcgcatacccgaacttaaaacccacatcgcatttcgcacaagtaaatacattacatacacacatgtataattattccactcaccttatcgcctttggtgaactaggaatcaagctcgcaaccttcaatgtaatgcacctatcacattatgcatttaattaatcatacaatctagtggactaaccaccaacactttaCTCTtaggcatttaatgacccaaatgcattaaatgacctaCTTACATCGAAACCGTCCATttatggccaagactcatcatgaatcactaaaagctagtgattaaagtctacaaacaccaactaacacaatttatgggtTTTTCATACTCAttttacccaactaggtcaaccattacccatttgacccattttatcaCTTAGACTCACcaattttggtcaaacttaacccattaacaatctttcatcatttcACAAGTGTAtaagtgactaacaacacaattaacacttacaaaagcCCAATTTACATAaccaaaccctaggttaacaccatttgggtttccttgcatcaaattaacccaaattcacccattaaatccccaaatgggtcttacaagtttcaaatgaccaaaccctagccataaattaactaaaactcgaaacacggagttaagacttaccaacactatccactcgtagctaagaacgaggagaacaattttacttcttgctccaaagatcaaatctcaaatcttcactctcaaatctcactttgaatctaaatgggttttgtgttttgagaggaaatagagaaagaaaatggaaaagaaatgaataaaaatggataagtggctgagatttaGAGTCCCAATTAGATCCATACGCGAAAAGATGAAATTACCCCTTGATTACCCTTTTTAAAAGCTGAATTCGGAGTTAGATGCCCagaaaggtcgcggcgcgacccccttTCTCGCGGCTCGACAATGCAAGTGATTTTCGATCTGAATAACGGGCCTCCTGAATTTGTTTTGAGTTCAACGTCGCGGCGCGGCAAGAACTTTCACGGCGCGGCAAAGGCCTGCGACTGATCATTTCGATAACTTAACTCAACCATTGATTTATTCGACTAGTACACTTCGTTCCCGCTATACATATTCGCCTAAACTTTAccaaatagtctcacaagacttactaCACTCCTAAACCGTGTATATACTCACACATATACGTTCTcatgcgtgtatatatatatatatatatatatatatatatatatatatatatatatatatatatatatatatatatatatatatatatatatatatatatatatatatatcgtacacATCAAATTAACACTttatttcatttaatcacataaacaacgAAGCATAAACGTACTAATGATTAAATATGTACCTTAATTCACgtatgggaaaaacgggatgttagagTATTGATGCACTACCTTTTGACTATCCATACATTATCTTCTTAAATTTGAAACAAAAGAAAACGTTTTACCCGCATTACAAAATAGTAACAATGCCTAACCATTAAAGAATTAATCAAAATAGATTCGCACGATAGATAGTTAATATCAATAGAAATTTTGAATACGATGAACATTGTTATCTAAAGCAAAATATCTACACAAAAAATAATTTATAGTAAGTGGGAGTATTAAGATACATTTAGCTTTGTTCAAGTTAGTTATTTAAAGTGTTCATGTTTGATGACTTTATAGGCAATTTTTGTTGgagtgtggagacatttaaacacaaaaaaaaaaaaaaactgtttaaACACTTGCGCGAATTTTGCAAATTTCGGGAAGCGTGAAACAGTGAAATGCGGCGCATCACTCTATGGATGCGGCGCATTCATTGAGTGTTTTATGCCGAAGGTTTTAGATGAGGCGCATCCTTCTTTGATGCGGCGCTTTgggctcagatgcggcgcatctatcccAAATGCGGCGCATCACTAGTCTGGCAGCAACTTGGCCACTTGCACACATGGGATCCGTTCTTGATTAAGTCCACTTGCACTTTAGGTGCATGCTTGGCTGCTTTTGTCCACCATTTATGGCTGTGATCATGCCATAGCATGGGTGTAAAGCCTTACAACTTGTCCATGATGATTGcaagaagatgatgataaagaacAAGTGGTGATCAAGTTGATACACTTGTGTTTGTTACttctcctatatatagaactcattgtatgtCATTGTAAAAACACCACATACAAGTATTCAGTAATAAAActatctctagttggtccgtggactaaagcaatcacaacgattgcatataaccacgttatatcttgtgtcgttctttaCATTTTTTCTTGCAttttaatctttcgttcattaagtgggttgagtgatcttgatagtatcactactcggctagtagtcttgtagaattactagcgttgtttgggtccctAATATCCTAATAACtagtatctagagcacaaggtttcgttaagggaacaaTGGCGGAAGAtggaaagtttagaatcgaccgattcgatggaagagactttggcttttggaagatgcaaattgaagattacttgtatcaaaagaagctacaccaacctttgttagagaccaagcccgaaagcatgagcgatgccgattggacgcttttggatcgtcaagctttgggtgctattcgtctttcatttgctaagaacgttgcatacaacgttgtgaatgagaagacgacgtttgcttgcttgaaagcactctctaacatgtatgagaaacctacagctgcaaataaggtatttctcatgcgtcaattgtttaatactaagatgaaggaaggtacgagtgcaacggatcatatcaatgaatttaataatatcgtttcaagacttgaatcggtagagattaagtttgatgatgaactaaaagcacttatcttgctttcatcattaccggaaagttggtcgggtacggttaccgcggttagtagctctacgggaactactaagctagcgtttgaagctataagggacttgattcttggtgaagatactcgtaggagaaactcgggagaatcaacgtccggttctttgttaagtaccgacaaccggggtaggaaatttgaacgcggtgacaagaagggtaggaagaagtctaagaagaggaattcatcgaaagatagaagtgaagttacttgttggggttgcaatcaaaaagggcactttcaaaggaattgcaaaaatggttccacgaaaggtgtaaacttggccgaaggggaaagtgatgatgcccttttgtgtagtgttgaaaattctatggagtcttggattttggattcgggagcttcgtttcatgctactcatgtcaaaagcatgatgaagaatttttgtTCAtaccaaggcaaggtgagattggcggacaacaagcaactcaacatagagggcattggagatgttgttttgaaaactactcttggttctaattggactttgaagaacgtaaggtacattcctaaattgaaaaggaaacttatttcggttggtcaattagatgatgaaggtaacgcggttacttttgaaaaccgccaatggaaggtggttaagggtagttgtattgtggctcgtggacataaaaggggaactctttatatggttgaagtgtttgatgaagacacggtggttgctacggtgaatgttgaatccgaatcaactctatggcaccgaaggctcgggcatatgagtgaaaaAGGTATGAAGATGCTCGTTTCAAGTGGGAGGATTCCGGACTTGAAAAAGGtggaacttgggttttgcgaaccatgtacatatgggaagcaaaagaaggtcaCTTTCGGGAAGtcggggaatgcacctaagttggagaaattggagctcgttcatacggatgtgtttggtccaaccaatgtagaatcacatggaggttctcgctattatgtcaccttcattgacgactccactcgaaaggtatgggtttattttcttaaagctaaatccaatGTATTTAATACTttcgtgaagtggaaagctatggtagaaaatgagactaacttgaaggtcaagtgcttgaagtcggataatggaggggaatatggtagtcttgagtttaaagaccattgtgcaaagctcggtattagaatgttgaaaacggtaccggaaacaccgcaacacaatggtgtcgccgaacgtatgaatcgtacgttaaatgaaagggctaagagtatgagactacatgccggtttgcctaagatgttttgggcggatgcggtaagcacggcggcttatttgataaacaggggaccctcaacaccgttgggtttccgaattcccgaggaagaatggcaaggtaagaaggtgagttatggtcacctaaaggtctttgggtgtaatgcatatgtgaagaccaaagatgcggatagagacaagcttgaggcTAAGTCAAAAAGGTGTACTTTCAttggctacgggtcggatgaaatgggttatcgttgttgggacaacgaagctagaaaagtaattcgttcacgagatgttacttttgatgaagattcggtctatggcaaaccggaaacggggagtcctaaaccgagtcaagttacttttgacgatgtttctattgacgatcttgcaggttctagtgggagtttgggaaacaatgaattgccgatgaacggtgaggcgtcggaaaatgctaatgatggggatggttcggaaagcggtgatgattccgaacatagtgcgagttctagtgataaggaggatacaaatgaaaccggtccaaccattccggttactcctacactaagacgctcgactagagtgcccaaacctaatcctaggtattctccatcagcaaactacttgctctatactgagaatggtgaacccgaaagttactttgaggcaagaaaaacaaaagaatccatacaatgggagcttgccatgaaagaagagatggggtcacttgagaagaataaaacttggtcactagtgaaattatctcatgataaaagggcgttgcaaagtaaatgggtgtatagaatcaagaatgagttagatggcaagagaaggtacaaggctcgtttggtagtcaaggctttcaacaaaaggaaggggttgactacaaagagatattttcaccggtagttaaaatgactactatccgtttggtactttctatggttgcatccgaagacttacatcttgagcaactagatgtaaaaactgcattcttacatggtgatcttgttgaagagatctacatgaggcaacccgagggctttgaggtaaagggtaaagagaagtgggtttgtaagctaaagaaaagtttgtatggattgaaacaagcacctcggcaatggtacttgaagtttgacgagtttatgaagaagattggtttcttaagatgtgaagcggatcactgttgctacttgaagaaattcaagtcttcttacataatcttattgttgtatgttgatgacatgttacttgcaggttctaacatgtccgaaattaacaagttgaagggattactttcccgagaattcgagatgaaagatcttggtggtgctaagcaaatacttggcatgagtattatgcgtgatcgtgtgaagggtactctatacttgtctcaatccaaatatattgagaaagtagtagagagattcaacatgaaagattcaaaggctcgttctatgcctttgggaagcaccttaaactatcgaaaagtcaatcaccaaaaacggaaagagacaagaaggatatggaaaaggttccatatgcatcggccgtgggtagtattatgtatgccatggtttgtacaagacccgatattgctcaagcagtgggagttgtaagtcgttatatgtctaatccggggaaagagcattgggaagcggtcaaatggttgcttcgttatttgaaaggcacttctaatatgggattgtgtttctccaaaaacaatctcatacttagaggttatgcggatgctaatttgggtggatgtgatgattcggggaaaagcactacgggttatgttttcacaatggggaagacggcgattagttggttatctcgattgcaaaagagtgttgctttgtcaaccaccgaagccgaatacatggctattgcggaagcttctaaagagctagtgtggttgaagaacttcttaggcgagttgggtaaaaaacaagactattgcatcttgtattgtgataatcaaagtgcggttcatcttgggaagaatccggtgtttcatagtcgtacgaaacacatcaagataaggtatcattttattcgacaacatataaatgatggcactttattcttggagaaaatccttggtatgaagaatcctgccgatatgtttactaaggtggttacaacggagaaattgaggttttgcattacctcaattggtcttctcacgaattgatgagagaagaccccagctagagatgtgaatggtgttacaagtttaacaagtagttttgaagaccttttatcgaaagtctactcatccgaagtatgtgttgagcgtgcgtgtcccaaatggtatttggcggtaatcgaaggtggtttaatgttcttggttaattcattgatatgattggagtttgttcaaagtctccaagtgggagattgttggagtgtggagacatttaaacacaaaaaaaaaaaaaaaaactgtttaaACACTTGCGCGAATTTTGCAAATTTCGGGAAGCGTGAAACAGTGAAATGCGGCGCATCACTCTATGGATGCGGCGCATTCATTGAGTGTTTTATGCCGAAGGTTTTAGATGAGGCGCATCCTTCTTTGATGCGGCGCTTTgggctcagatgcggcgcatctatcccAAATGCGGCGCATCACTAGTCTGGCAGCAACTTGGCCACTTGCACACATGGGATCCGTTCTTGATTAAGTCCACTTGCACTTTAGGTGCATGCTTGGCTGCTTTTGTCCACCATTTATGGCTGTGATCATGCCATAGCATGGGTGTAAAGCCTTACAACTTGTCCATGATGATtgcatgaagatgatgataaagaacAAGTGGTGATCAAGTTGATACACTTGTGTTTGTTACttctcctatatatagaactcattgtatgtCATTGTAAAAACACCACATACAAGTATTCAGTAATAAAActatctctagttggtccgtggactaaagcaatcacaacgattgcatataaccacgttatatcttgtgtcgttctttaCATTTTTTCTTGCAttttaatctttcgttcattaagtgggttgagtgatcttgatagtatcactactcggctagtagtcttgtagaattactagcgttgtttgggtccctAATATCCTAACAATTTTATCATATTGATTTCTTTTAATTCTTGTTAGTTTTTGATAATTCTTGCATCTATGTGTTACTCGATCAACATGTCATCATAAAATGGAAACGAATTACTTACACAACGACCTCAAATAATTTCTTAAAAAAGCTTGAAAGTGTCATTTACTACTAGAAACCAAACAATTTAACCATGATAGGTTTAAATCGGATTATCTCTTTAATGACTTATCCTTAATGATGATGTAAATATTCATCAAAAAAATTTCTTACAAAATTAAAAAACTCTCATTTAAATTCATCATCTCATCAATATTATGAAGCCGAGGTTCTTGAAAGGCCTTTCTCTGAAAATGAAATACATGATGCCATTAACGACTGTGGGAGTACAAAGGCCCCTGGACCCGACGGTTTCAACATGGGTTTCTTTAAAAAGTTTTGGGATATAATCAAAGTTGATCTCATAGAGGCAATCGCTTGGTTTTGGGAAAGTGGGGAGATTTCAAAAGGTTGCAACGCCTCCTTCGTGACACTCATTCCAAAAAAggtggatcctttgaagctaggtgACCATTGGCCAATTAGCTTGATTGGTTGCTACTATAAAATAGTGGCTAAAATCCTTTCGAATCGTCTCCGAAAAGTAATTCCTTCTCTAGTGGGTCCGGAACAAAGTGCCTTTCTAAAAGGGCGGTTTATTCTTGATGGTGCCTTAATTGCAAATGAAACCATCGATTTCCTTAAGGCTAATCGTAAAAAAGGAATAATCTTCAAAGTTGATTTCGAAAAGGCCTTTAATAGTCTCAATTGGAAATTCCTTTTAGATGTAATGCGGTGTATGGGGTTCGGACTTAAATGGAGGAATTGGATTTCGAGTTGTTTACATTCGGCCTCTATTTCCATTCTCGTTAATGGTGCTCCTACTAGTGAATTTTCACTTGGTAGGGGAGTAAGGCAAGGCGACCCCCTCTCCCCATTTCTCTACATCCTAGCAGCAGAGGGGTTAAATATCCTTACAAAAGCGGCAACGGATAGAAGACTTTTAAGGGGATTGAAGTCGGGAATGATAAGGTATTAGTATCgcatcttcaatatgcggatgataccatATTCTTCGGCGAATGGAGTAGATCGAATGCTTTTAGTCTTAGAAACCTTTTAAAATGCTTCGAGCTATCGTCGGGTTTAAAAGTTAACTTCCAAAAAAGTTGTGTGTACGACGTAGGGGTTGATCTTGAGGAAGTTAGCTTCGTAGCCAATCTCATGGGATGCCAAGTCGGTAGTTTCCCATTCGTATATCTTGGCTTACCTATTGGGTCGAAAATGAATAAACTTAGAGATTGGAATCCGGCAATAGACAAATTTAACACGAGACTCTCAAGTTGGAAAATGCGTTCGTTGTCAATTGGGGGAAGATTAGTCTTGCTTAAATCGGTTCTTACTAGTCTACCGTTGTATTACTTCTCGTTATTCCGAGCTCCGCCATGTGTGATTAATCATCTTGAGAGTGTGAGGAGATCATTTTTTTGGGGTGGGACGGGTTCGGGTCTCAAAATACCTTGGGTAAAATGGGAAAATGTCATTAATACCTTTGACAATGGGGGGTTAAATATCGGGTCACTAAAGAACAAAAACCTTGATCTTTTggggaaagtggtggtggaggtttaaaaccgaaaccgacTCGCTTTGGACCAAAGTTATTCGTAGCTTATACGGGTTGTGTGGTGGCCTTTTGTCGGACAATGGTAATAACCAATCTCCGAGCGTGTGGCGTAATATCATTCTTGCAGGTACATCCATGGAAGATATGAGCATCCCCTTTCGAAATTCATTTATCAAATTAATTGGTGACGGTGGCTCTACATCATTTTGGCATGAACATTGGGTGGGTGATGACAAGCTTTGCACTCTTTTTCCTAGGCTATATAGACTTAAGATCGTATCGTCCGAGAGTCTGGTATTGTGGATATGAAATGTTGCTGGTCTCGAGAGCCTTTTGGTCGAACGTCAGGAGAACTCAACAACCTGCGTCAGCTTCTTTCTACAGTTTCGGTCAACAGCAGGGAGAAGGATTCATGGCGCTGGAGTCTATCCTCGAATGGGCAGCTTACTCTCAAAAAGTTAGCTGCCATTCTTGATGAACAGATGCTTCGACCCTTCACCTCACAGCAATGCACTCTTCGTAATAGCcttgttccaaaaaaaaaaatagaaatcttTACTTGGCGAGCGTTAAAAAAAAGATTGCCCGTAAGGATTGAACTCGACAAAAGAGGTATTGATTTGCATACCGTGCGGGTGTCCTTTGTGCGATGAAGAATTAGAGTCGGTGGATCACGCACTCTTCCAATGTAAACTTGCTCGTGATATTTGGGATCGTGTATTTAATTGGTGGGGTTTAGGGAATGTCTCAAACATCTCCTTTTCCGAGCTCCTAAACGACAACGTTAATCACTCCTCTTCGCTCCATGGGAAAAAACTGTGGCAAGCTTTAAAGTGGTCTTGTGCGTACCTAATTTGGAGTAACCGGAACAACTTGGTATTCAAAGGTAAAACTTGGAATGCACCGGTTGCTCTAAATGAGATACAAATAAGGTCGTTCGATTGGATTTCTAATAGAGCAAGAGGGAGAAAACTCGACTGGTGCACGTGGATTTCCAACCCAAATATTTATCTAAACACTCCGTGATTGTCTGGCTTTGTATTCTCTCGTATTGTTAGTGTATGTAATTATTCGAGTCTAGTGTGTAGCTATTTTTGTTTCTGTTAGGCTGCTACCTGCAGCATCTCATGTCTGTATGATATACTCGTGTGGATGATCCATGGCCCAATGGATCACATCAGCCTTGTAATTTTCGTGTTGGGTTTTAATgaatttttgcttttcaaaaaaaaaaaaattgtagctCAAGTTTTCCTCAAATTAATCGAGCATAGAAACACACCATCCTTTACATCTCATTTTtgcttcactttttttttttttttttttttttttttgtattccaAACCGTTGATTAAATTTAATCCAATAGACAGGATTTAAACTGCGTGTATCCTTGTGTACGTGTATCAACCAATCAGATTTCACTATTATAGAAAATTCCCCAATTTATTCGTTTTATTCATCATTATTCTTGCATACCTGCAAATCCAAAACACATTACCGTAATTCAATGGCGTTTATGCCGAACTTCTGTATGAATGATCCTCTTGAGCTCGAGTTCATAAATTCATTTCAACTTATAGATATTTACGAAAATTTACTGGTATCTAGGGGATTGTATCGGGGAAGATATAGATGCCGTGAAGCATCTGTGGGTGTATATCCACTAGAATCGTTTTCCTTGGTGTACAATAACTTTTTGGTGACCAATTCCAAAAACGTTTTACAAATGAGAGGTATTAGGAGGCGTAGGGTTGATTGGGCGGTTGCGTTCGAGCCATTTGTGTATACTGTAAGAGATTACGTACATCAGCACTTCAACCATTTGGTAAACAGACATGATGAAACTAGATTTACTGGGAACTGGATTAAAGATATT
This genomic interval carries:
- the LOC139902361 gene encoding uncharacterized protein, producing the protein MKCCWSREPFGRTSGELNNLRQLLSTVSVNSREKDSWRWSLSSNGQLTLKKLAAILDEQMLRPFTSQQCTLRNSLVPKKKIEIFTWRALKKRLPVRIELDKRELESVDHALFQCKLARDIWDRVFNWWGLGNVSNISFSELLNDNVNHSSSLHGKKLWQALKWSCAYLIWSNRNNLVFKGKTWNAPVALNEIQIRSFDWISNRARGRKLDWCTWISNPNIYLNTP